From Pseudomonas putida, one genomic window encodes:
- the fdxH gene encoding formate dehydrogenase subunit beta translates to MASQDIIARSATTTVPPSVRQQEEVAKLIDTTKCIGCKACQVACSEWNELRDEVGHNHGTYDNPQDLTAETWTLMRFTEHERDDGNLEWLIRKDGCMHCAEPGCLKACPSPGAIIKHANGIVDFNQDHCIGCGYCITGCPFNIPRISQKDHKAYKCSLCSDRVSVGLEPACVKTCPTGAIVFGSKDEMKVHAAERIVDLKSRGYDNAGLYDPDGVGGTHVMYVLHHADTPRLYAGLPDQPVISPLVGLWKGITKPLALLAMGAAVLAGFFHYVRVGPQRVEEDEHRNPAPPDDSVHQVDPAVHVYDPKQPGGQGEQRP, encoded by the coding sequence ATGGCCAGCCAAGACATCATTGCCCGCTCGGCCACCACCACCGTACCCCCTTCGGTACGCCAGCAAGAGGAAGTCGCCAAGCTGATCGACACCACCAAATGCATCGGCTGCAAAGCGTGCCAGGTGGCGTGTTCGGAGTGGAACGAGCTGCGTGACGAGGTGGGCCATAACCACGGCACCTACGACAACCCCCAGGACCTGACGGCCGAAACCTGGACCCTGATGCGCTTCACCGAACACGAGCGCGACGATGGCAACCTGGAGTGGCTGATCCGCAAGGACGGCTGCATGCACTGCGCCGAGCCAGGTTGCCTGAAGGCCTGCCCCAGCCCGGGAGCGATCATCAAGCACGCCAACGGCATCGTCGATTTCAACCAGGACCACTGCATCGGCTGTGGCTATTGCATCACTGGCTGCCCGTTCAACATTCCGCGCATCTCGCAGAAAGACCACAAGGCCTACAAGTGCTCGCTGTGTTCCGACCGAGTGAGCGTGGGCCTGGAGCCTGCCTGCGTGAAAACCTGCCCGACCGGCGCGATCGTCTTCGGCAGCAAGGACGAAATGAAGGTGCATGCCGCCGAACGCATCGTCGACCTCAAATCGCGTGGCTACGACAACGCCGGGCTCTACGACCCGGACGGCGTCGGCGGCACGCACGTGATGTATGTATTGCACCATGCCGATACGCCCAGGCTGTATGCCGGCCTGCCGGACCAGCCGGTGATCAGCCCGCTGGTGGGCTTGTGGAAGGGCATCACCAAGCCCCTGGCGCTGCTGGCGATGGGCGCGGCGGTGCTGGCCGGGTTCTTCCACTATGTGCGGGTTGGCCCGCAGCGGGTCGAGGAGGACGAACACCGCAACCCCGCGCCACCTGATGACAGCGTGCACCAGGTGGACCCCGCGGTGCATGTCTATGATCCGAAGCAGCCCGGTGGGCAAGGGGAGCAGCGGCCATGA
- the fdnG gene encoding formate dehydrogenase-N subunit alpha — protein sequence MDLNRRQFFKVAAVGLGGSSLAALGMAPTPAFAEQVRHFKLAHTKETRNTCPYCSVGCGLILYSQGDAGKNVKQNIIHIEGDADHPVNRGTLCPKGAGLLDFIHSESRLKYPEVRKPGSKEWVRVSWDEALDRVAELMKQDRDANFIEKNDQGQTVNRWLTTGFLAASAASSEAGYLTHKVIRATGMLGFDNQARVUHGPTVASLAPTYGRGAMTNHWSDIANANLVLVMGGNAAEAHPCGFKWVTEAKAHNKARLIVVDPRFTRTASVADYYAPIRTGSDIAFMGGLINYLLSTDKIQHEYVRNYTDVSFIVKESYGFEDGLFSGYDAAKRVYADKSGWGYELGEDGFAKVDPTLQHPRCVFQLMKQHYSRYTPELASMTCGMPQDAMMKIWEEIATCSVPGKTMTILYALGWTQHSIGAQIIRSAAMVQLLLGNVGMPGGGVNALRGHSNIQGLTDLGLLSNSLPGYLSLPGDAEQDYAAYIDKRASKPLRPGQLSYWQNYGKFHVSLMKAWYGANATADNNWGYDWLPKLDVPAYDVLRMFEMMGQGKVNGYLCQGFNPIAALPDKNRVTAALGKLKWLVVMDPLATETSEFWRNAGPFNDVDTANIQTEVIRLPTTCFAEEDGSLVNSSRWLQWHWKGADGPGETRTDVQIMSELFLRMRQRYQTEGGTYPDPILNISWPYKLADEPSPEELAKEMNGWAVTDVTDPTGTLIKAGQQLAGFGQLKDDGSTASGCWIFAGCWTEQGNQMARRDNSDPYGMHQVQNWAWAWPANRRILYNRASSDLQGKPWDPEKKRLVWWNGKAWTGTDVPDFKVDSPPEAGMNPFIMNPEGVARFFAIDKMAEGPFPEHYEPFETPIGINPLHPKNNKATSNPAGRIFDSVWDTLGKHDEFPYAATTYRLTEHFHFWSKHCRLNAIAQPEQFVEIGEVLANEKGIKAGDRVRVSSKRGHIEAVAVVTKRIRPLQVNNQTVHQVGIPLHWGFTGATRHGYLTNTLVPFLGDGNTQTPESKSFLVKVEKI from the coding sequence ATGGACCTCAACCGTCGGCAGTTCTTCAAGGTCGCCGCTGTCGGCCTTGGAGGCTCGAGCCTGGCGGCGTTGGGCATGGCCCCGACGCCGGCCTTCGCCGAGCAGGTGCGCCACTTCAAGCTGGCGCACACCAAGGAAACCCGCAACACCTGCCCCTACTGCTCGGTCGGCTGCGGCCTGATCCTTTACAGCCAGGGCGATGCGGGCAAGAACGTCAAACAGAACATCATCCATATCGAAGGCGACGCCGACCATCCGGTGAACCGCGGCACCCTGTGCCCGAAAGGCGCCGGTCTGCTGGACTTCATCCACAGTGAGAGCCGCCTCAAGTACCCCGAAGTGCGCAAGCCGGGTAGCAAGGAGTGGGTGCGGGTGAGCTGGGACGAGGCACTCGACCGCGTTGCCGAACTGATGAAGCAGGACCGCGACGCCAACTTCATCGAAAAGAACGACCAAGGGCAAACCGTCAACCGCTGGCTTACCACCGGTTTTCTCGCTGCCTCCGCCGCCTCCAGCGAGGCCGGCTACCTGACCCACAAGGTCATCCGCGCAACTGGCATGCTGGGGTTCGATAACCAGGCACGTGTCTGACATGGCCCGACGGTGGCAAGTCTTGCCCCGACGTACGGCCGTGGCGCCATGACCAACCACTGGTCAGATATCGCCAACGCGAATCTGGTCCTGGTGATGGGTGGCAACGCAGCAGAAGCGCACCCGTGCGGCTTCAAGTGGGTGACCGAGGCCAAGGCGCACAACAAGGCGCGGCTGATCGTGGTCGACCCGCGGTTTACCCGTACCGCCTCGGTGGCGGACTACTACGCGCCGATTCGTACCGGCAGCGATATCGCCTTCATGGGCGGGCTGATCAATTACCTGCTGAGCACTGACAAGATCCAGCACGAGTACGTGCGCAACTACACCGACGTGTCGTTCATCGTCAAAGAAAGCTATGGCTTCGAAGACGGGCTGTTCAGTGGCTACGACGCCGCCAAGCGCGTGTATGCCGACAAGTCCGGTTGGGGTTACGAACTGGGCGAAGACGGTTTCGCCAAGGTCGACCCGACCCTGCAGCACCCGCGTTGCGTGTTCCAGTTGATGAAGCAGCATTACAGCCGCTATACCCCGGAACTGGCGAGCATGACCTGTGGCATGCCGCAGGACGCCATGATGAAGATCTGGGAAGAAATCGCCACCTGCTCGGTACCGGGCAAGACCATGACGATTCTCTATGCACTGGGCTGGACGCAGCATTCGATCGGCGCTCAGATCATCCGCAGTGCGGCCATGGTCCAGTTGCTGCTGGGCAACGTCGGTATGCCGGGTGGCGGGGTCAATGCCTTGCGCGGGCATTCCAACATCCAGGGGCTGACCGACCTTGGCTTGCTCTCCAACTCGCTACCGGGCTACTTGAGCCTGCCTGGCGATGCCGAGCAGGACTATGCCGCCTACATCGACAAGCGGGCTTCCAAGCCGCTGCGCCCTGGGCAGCTGTCCTACTGGCAGAACTACGGCAAGTTCCATGTCAGCCTGATGAAGGCCTGGTATGGCGCCAATGCCACGGCAGACAACAACTGGGGTTACGACTGGTTGCCCAAGCTCGATGTGCCGGCCTATGACGTGCTGCGCATGTTCGAAATGATGGGCCAAGGCAAGGTCAACGGTTACCTCTGCCAAGGTTTCAACCCGATCGCCGCATTGCCCGACAAGAACCGCGTGACCGCGGCATTGGGCAAGCTCAAGTGGCTGGTGGTCATGGACCCGCTGGCCACCGAGACCTCGGAGTTCTGGCGTAATGCCGGGCCCTTCAATGACGTCGACACGGCAAATATCCAGACCGAAGTGATCCGCCTGCCCACCACCTGTTTCGCCGAGGAAGATGGATCGCTGGTCAACAGCAGCCGCTGGCTGCAGTGGCACTGGAAGGGCGCCGACGGCCCGGGCGAGACCCGCACCGACGTGCAGATCATGAGCGAGTTGTTCCTGCGCATGCGCCAGCGCTACCAGACCGAGGGCGGCACTTACCCTGACCCGATCCTGAACATCAGTTGGCCCTACAAGCTGGCGGACGAGCCGTCCCCGGAGGAACTGGCCAAGGAAATGAACGGCTGGGCGGTCACTGATGTGACCGATCCGACCGGTACGCTGATCAAGGCCGGGCAACAGTTGGCAGGCTTCGGCCAGCTCAAGGACGACGGCAGCACAGCGTCCGGCTGCTGGATCTTCGCCGGCTGCTGGACCGAGCAGGGCAACCAGATGGCCCGGCGTGACAACAGCGACCCCTACGGCATGCATCAGGTGCAGAACTGGGCCTGGGCCTGGCCGGCCAACCGCCGCATCCTCTACAACCGTGCCTCCAGCGACCTGCAAGGCAAGCCCTGGGACCCGGAGAAAAAGCGCCTGGTATGGTGGAACGGCAAGGCCTGGACCGGCACCGACGTGCCCGACTTCAAGGTCGATTCGCCACCGGAAGCGGGCATGAACCCGTTCATCATGAACCCCGAGGGCGTCGCACGGTTCTTTGCCATCGACAAGATGGCCGAAGGGCCATTCCCCGAGCACTATGAGCCGTTCGAGACGCCGATCGGCATCAACCCACTGCACCCGAAGAACAACAAGGCCACCAGCAACCCGGCCGGGCGGATCTTCGATTCGGTGTGGGACACCCTCGGCAAGCACGACGAATTCCCCTATGCGGCAACGACCTACCGTTTGACCGAGCACTTTCACTTCTGGAGCAAGCATTGCCGGCTCAACGCCATTGCCCAGCCCGAGCAGTTCGTCGAGATCGGTGAGGTGCTGGCCAACGAGAAGGGCATCAAGGCGGGGGACCGGGTGCGGGTGTCGAGCAAGCGCGGGCATATCGAGGCGGTGGCGGTGGTGACCAAGCGGATTCGCCCGCTGCAGGTCAACAACCAGACCGTGCACCAGGTCGGCATCCCCTTGCACTGGGGCTTCACCGGCGCGACGCGGCACGGTTATCTGACCAACACCTTGGTGCCCTTCCTCGGTGACGGCAACACGCAGACGCCGGAGTCCAAGTCGTTCCTCGTCAAAGTGGAGAAAATCTGA
- a CDS encoding SDR family NAD(P)-dependent oxidoreductase: MKTAFVTGASSGFGRAICATLVAKGYRVIGGARRMEKLQALEQELGDNFIPLALDVTDGQSISAAVAQINEAAPGIDVLVNNAGLALGIERAQACSAENWQRMIDTNITGLAMVTHAVLPQMVQADSGMIINIGSIAGTYPYPGGNVYGASKAFVRQFSLNLRADLAGTRVRVSNIEPGLCSGTDFSVVRLNGDLNAVDALYRDVQAILPEDIAATVAWIAEQPPHVNINTLEIMPVAQSSAALNVARNLPPC; encoded by the coding sequence ATGAAAACTGCATTCGTAACCGGCGCCTCTTCAGGCTTTGGCCGGGCCATATGCGCCACCCTGGTTGCCAAGGGCTACCGCGTGATCGGGGGCGCCCGCCGTATGGAAAAGCTGCAGGCGCTGGAGCAAGAACTTGGCGACAACTTCATTCCACTGGCGCTTGATGTGACTGATGGGCAGTCGATCAGCGCAGCGGTGGCGCAGATCAACGAAGCTGCACCGGGCATCGATGTGCTGGTCAACAACGCAGGATTGGCGCTGGGTATCGAGCGGGCCCAGGCCTGCAGCGCCGAGAACTGGCAGCGCATGATCGACACCAACATCACCGGCCTGGCCATGGTCACCCATGCGGTACTGCCGCAGATGGTGCAGGCCGACAGCGGCATGATCATCAACATCGGTTCGATTGCCGGCACCTATCCCTACCCGGGCGGCAACGTCTATGGTGCGAGCAAGGCGTTCGTGCGGCAGTTCAGCCTGAACCTGCGCGCCGATCTGGCAGGGACCCGCGTGCGGGTCAGCAACATCGAGCCAGGGCTGTGTTCCGGGACCGATTTTTCCGTGGTGCGCCTGAACGGCGACCTCAATGCGGTGGATGCCTTGTACCGCGACGTGCAAGCGATCCTGCCCGAAGACATTGCCGCCACGGTTGCGTGGATCGCTGAGCAGCCGCCACACGTGAACATCAACACCCTCGAAATCATGCCGGTGGCGCAGAGCAGTGCGGCCTTGAATGTGGCGCGCAATCTGCCGCCTTGCTGA
- the fdhE gene encoding formate dehydrogenase accessory protein FdhE: protein MSTILEPGQIEASAVMPPFLHLPPANLFELRAVRLEQLAAGHALGDYLRLVARLCRIQQQLVDNPPGALPVADDRQRLCISHGLPPLAADGLVREGPWLVWLQALLDRFDDEADGPLAAALQALRGSDDRQRKGWGAALLAGQYDAVPVALVPFLGAALQAAWSSWLLELPSPELKPSGSQAQCPACGSPAMAGVVRNRGKHNGLRYLACSLCACEWHVVRVKCVYCEASKGLRYTSLEDDRHAPGKAPLRAECCPGCNTYLKQNYLENDAAAEPLADDLASLALDIRLDEEGFHRLAPNLMLAPGGG from the coding sequence TTGAGCACGATACTCGAACCGGGGCAGATCGAAGCGTCGGCGGTGATGCCGCCGTTCTTGCACCTGCCGCCCGCCAACCTGTTCGAACTGCGCGCCGTGCGCCTCGAGCAGCTCGCTGCAGGGCATGCCCTTGGCGACTATTTGCGTCTGGTCGCACGGCTGTGTCGCATTCAGCAGCAGCTTGTGGATAACCCGCCTGGTGCTTTGCCAGTGGCCGATGACCGGCAGCGCCTGTGCATAAGTCATGGCTTGCCACCCCTGGCAGCCGATGGCCTGGTGCGCGAGGGGCCATGGCTGGTGTGGTTGCAGGCGCTGCTCGACCGGTTCGACGATGAGGCCGATGGCCCTTTGGCGGCAGCCTTGCAGGCACTGCGCGGCAGTGACGACCGCCAGCGCAAAGGCTGGGGGGCCGCATTACTGGCAGGGCAGTACGACGCTGTGCCCGTAGCCCTGGTGCCGTTTCTGGGGGCCGCCCTGCAGGCGGCGTGGTCCAGCTGGTTGCTGGAGCTACCGTCACCTGAACTCAAGCCATCGGGCAGCCAGGCCCAGTGCCCGGCCTGTGGTTCGCCGGCCATGGCCGGGGTGGTACGTAACCGTGGCAAGCACAACGGCCTGCGTTATCTGGCGTGCTCGTTGTGTGCCTGCGAGTGGCATGTGGTGCGGGTCAAGTGCGTGTACTGCGAGGCGAGCAAGGGTTTGCGCTACACCAGCCTGGAGGATGACCGCCATGCGCCGGGCAAGGCGCCGCTGCGGGCTGAATGCTGCCCGGGGTGCAATACCTACCTGAAGCAGAATTATCTTGAGAACGACGCTGCTGCCGAGCCGTTGGCCGATGATCTGGCCAGCC
- a CDS encoding formate dehydrogenase subunit gamma, with the protein MNDGKPILRYNANERTNHWIVAILFVLAGLSGLALFHPALFWLSHLFGGGPWTRILHPFIGVAMFVFFLFLVVRFWRANFITANDRLWLRRIDRVMLNKEEGVPPIGKYNAGQKLLFWTLLVCMLVLLLSGLVIWRAYFSHFFDIGSIRLASLAHALAGFVLILSIIVHIYAGIWIKGSIGAMLHGWVSRAWARKHHQLWYREVTGDKTPSDHGRKEG; encoded by the coding sequence ATGAACGACGGAAAACCCATATTGCGTTACAACGCCAACGAGCGTACCAACCACTGGATCGTCGCCATCCTGTTCGTGCTGGCCGGGCTTTCTGGGCTGGCGCTGTTCCATCCGGCGCTGTTCTGGCTCAGCCATCTGTTCGGCGGGGGGCCGTGGACACGGATCTTGCACCCCTTCATCGGGGTGGCCATGTTCGTGTTCTTTCTGTTCCTGGTGGTGCGTTTCTGGCGCGCCAACTTCATCACTGCCAACGACCGCCTGTGGCTGCGCCGCATCGACCGGGTGATGCTCAACAAAGAGGAGGGCGTGCCGCCGATCGGCAAGTACAACGCTGGCCAGAAGCTGCTGTTCTGGACGCTGTTGGTGTGCATGCTGGTGTTGCTGCTCAGCGGCCTGGTGATCTGGCGCGCGTATTTCAGCCATTTCTTCGACATCGGTTCGATCCGCCTGGCGTCGTTGGCCCATGCGCTGGCGGGCTTCGTGCTGATCCTCAGCATCATCGTGCACATCTACGCCGGTATCTGGATCAAGGGCTCGATCGGCGCCATGCTGCATGGCTGGGTCAGCCGCGCCTGGGCACGCAAGCACCATCAGTTGTGGTATCGCGAAGTGACCGGCGACAAGACGCCGAGTGATCATGGACGTAAAGAAGGATGA